The Urbifossiella limnaea genome has a window encoding:
- the smc gene encoding chromosome segregation protein SMC, with translation MLSRLELVGFKSFADKTRLDFSPGVTAVVGPNGSGKSNVVDAVRWILGEQSAKSLRGGEMADVIFNGSSSRKSLGMAEVTVTFDNARRLLGVDADEVQVTRRVYRDGTGEYLINGMMSRLKDIKDIFLGTGAGSGGYTIIAQGRVDELLQASTKDRREIFDEAAGISRFKAKKNEALRKLVAVESNLTRSRDRLDGLDAQLRTLRMQASKAQKYKEYSDRLKELRVGLGAKEYRDLSAALAAEEAALAELTAAAGGSAARAEELDRTARALDAAVTATEAELRREEAALADARQRIAGFEAGAKHDRAAAAEHEAEVARVAKARADIAARLRGIEAELATAASAAQAADAAFVAETHTAEAATAALAAATSHAADVTARITAGQERQFDLVRRATAARGRTTASLEQVERLQAGYTRKRGELGHLGARRGGLETALDGLSRADADVQARLADARDSLDRLHSERDALDHAQETVQGRLEALRVRQGDLRGRVEVLEGLERAQEGLGAGVRAVLDLLRTGTRTLPTPLPLVADLLTVPREVAGLVELALGDAAQRFVVRDPGAVDAVVAAVTGVPGRVGFIPLAPPNPPADADGSPLTLASFVRCEHPDFAALPDQLLGAVVLADTLADARRHPGRRVITRAGDLLEPDGTLTVGPVVGGAGLVSRKSELRDLRDQSRALAADVTAAEAELADLRRDADAVAGRAEAAEAEIDLLSGEAGDLQQRIAVQRQQLDELDDRIELLRAEARTDEEEVRRAEAAWVGAKLEAEAAEAEAAGLETELERLKSEAKAAAEAQAAAQEAHTAAQVSAGRAAADRDRTRDRLAGLEADLRKRKIEAIDQSAAFRTAQGRLAETVLSILRATASAAAAFAEKEARERQAAGLSGRAAADRAARDAARRELDGIRTGWQEQQAAAHARDLAVHDLRARREAVAARLREDYGIDLTQEPADGADPGPALSAAQEIDDLRKKLARLGSVNLEALDELARVEAEHDGLKAQHDDLAAARKSLTDVIDAINGESRALFTNTLTAVRGYFQELFRKLFGGGQADVVLEDGVDVLESGIEITARPPGKELRALSLLSGGERTLTAIALLLAIFRNKPSPFCLLDEVDAALDEANTARLAGVLREFLDRSQFIVITHKKRTMAAADRLWGVTMQESGISRVLPMRFEDWPDEEPAQQAA, from the coding sequence ATGCTCAGCCGCCTCGAACTCGTCGGGTTCAAGTCGTTCGCCGACAAGACCCGGCTCGACTTCTCCCCCGGCGTCACCGCCGTGGTCGGCCCCAACGGGTCCGGCAAGAGCAACGTCGTCGACGCCGTCCGCTGGATTCTCGGCGAGCAGTCCGCCAAGAGCCTCCGCGGCGGCGAGATGGCCGACGTCATCTTCAACGGCTCCTCCTCCCGCAAGAGCCTCGGCATGGCCGAGGTGACGGTCACCTTCGACAACGCCCGCCGGCTGTTGGGGGTCGATGCCGACGAGGTGCAGGTGACGCGCCGCGTCTACCGCGACGGCACCGGCGAGTACCTCATCAACGGCATGATGTCGCGGCTGAAGGACATCAAGGACATCTTCCTCGGCACCGGCGCGGGGTCCGGCGGCTACACGATCATCGCCCAGGGCCGCGTGGACGAGCTGTTGCAGGCGTCCACGAAGGACCGCCGCGAAATCTTCGACGAGGCCGCCGGCATCAGCCGGTTCAAGGCGAAGAAGAACGAGGCGCTGCGGAAGCTGGTCGCCGTCGAGAGCAACCTCACGCGATCGCGCGACCGCCTGGACGGCCTCGACGCGCAGCTGCGCACGCTGCGGATGCAGGCGTCGAAGGCCCAGAAGTACAAGGAGTATTCGGACCGCCTGAAGGAGCTGCGCGTCGGCCTGGGGGCGAAGGAGTACCGCGACCTGTCGGCGGCGCTGGCCGCGGAGGAAGCGGCGCTCGCCGAGCTGACCGCCGCGGCCGGAGGGTCGGCGGCGCGCGCCGAGGAGCTGGACCGCACCGCCCGCGCGCTCGACGCCGCGGTGACGGCGACGGAGGCCGAGCTGCGCCGCGAGGAGGCGGCGCTCGCCGACGCGCGCCAGCGCATCGCCGGGTTCGAGGCCGGGGCGAAGCACGACCGCGCCGCCGCCGCCGAGCACGAGGCGGAGGTGGCCCGCGTGGCGAAGGCCCGCGCCGACATCGCCGCCCGCCTGCGCGGCATCGAGGCCGAGCTGGCGACGGCGGCGAGCGCCGCGCAGGCCGCGGACGCGGCGTTCGTGGCCGAGACGCACACCGCGGAAGCCGCGACCGCCGCGCTGGCCGCCGCGACGAGTCACGCCGCCGACGTGACGGCGCGCATCACCGCGGGGCAGGAGCGACAGTTCGACCTGGTGCGCCGGGCGACCGCGGCGCGCGGCCGGACGACGGCGAGCCTGGAGCAGGTCGAGCGGCTGCAGGCCGGCTACACCCGCAAGCGCGGCGAGCTCGGCCACCTCGGCGCGCGCCGCGGCGGCCTCGAAACCGCGCTCGACGGCCTCTCCCGCGCCGACGCCGACGTGCAGGCGCGTCTCGCCGACGCCCGCGACTCCCTGGACCGGCTCCATTCCGAGCGCGACGCCCTCGACCACGCACAGGAAACGGTGCAGGGCCGGCTCGAAGCGCTGCGCGTGCGGCAGGGCGACCTGCGCGGCCGCGTCGAGGTGCTGGAAGGACTGGAGCGGGCGCAGGAGGGGCTCGGCGCCGGCGTGCGCGCGGTGCTGGACCTGCTGCGAACCGGCACCCGCACCCTGCCGACGCCCCTGCCGCTCGTCGCGGACCTGCTCACGGTGCCGCGCGAGGTCGCGGGGCTCGTCGAACTGGCGCTCGGGGACGCGGCGCAGCGGTTCGTGGTGCGCGACCCGGGCGCGGTGGACGCCGTCGTCGCCGCGGTCACCGGCGTGCCGGGGCGCGTGGGGTTCATCCCGCTCGCGCCGCCAAATCCGCCGGCCGACGCCGACGGCTCGCCGCTCACGCTCGCGTCGTTCGTCCGCTGCGAGCACCCCGACTTCGCCGCGCTGCCCGACCAGCTCCTCGGCGCCGTCGTCCTCGCCGACACGCTCGCCGACGCGCGCCGGCACCCGGGCCGCCGCGTCATCACCCGCGCCGGCGACCTCCTCGAACCGGACGGCACCCTGACCGTCGGCCCCGTCGTCGGCGGCGCCGGGCTGGTGTCGCGCAAGAGCGAGCTGCGCGACCTCCGCGACCAGTCGCGCGCCCTCGCCGCCGACGTGACCGCCGCCGAAGCCGAGCTCGCCGACCTGCGCCGCGACGCCGACGCCGTCGCCGGCCGCGCCGAGGCCGCGGAGGCGGAAATCGACCTCCTTTCCGGCGAGGCCGGCGACCTTCAGCAGCGCATCGCGGTGCAGCGCCAGCAGCTCGACGAGCTCGACGACCGCATCGAACTGCTGCGCGCCGAGGCCCGGACCGACGAGGAGGAGGTGCGCCGGGCCGAGGCCGCGTGGGTGGGCGCGAAGCTCGAAGCGGAGGCCGCCGAGGCCGAGGCCGCGGGGCTGGAGACGGAGCTGGAGCGGCTGAAATCCGAGGCGAAGGCCGCGGCCGAGGCGCAGGCCGCGGCGCAGGAGGCGCACACCGCGGCCCAGGTGAGTGCCGGCCGCGCCGCCGCCGACCGCGACCGCACCCGCGACCGGCTCGCCGGCCTGGAAGCCGACCTGCGGAAGCGGAAGATCGAGGCGATCGATCAGTCGGCCGCGTTCCGGACCGCTCAGGGGCGCCTCGCCGAGACGGTTCTCTCAATCCTCCGGGCGACCGCGTCGGCCGCGGCCGCGTTCGCCGAGAAGGAGGCGCGCGAGCGGCAGGCCGCGGGGCTGTCCGGCCGCGCCGCCGCCGACCGCGCCGCCCGCGACGCCGCCCGCCGCGAGCTCGACGGCATCCGCACCGGCTGGCAGGAGCAGCAGGCCGCGGCGCACGCGCGGGACCTGGCCGTCCACGACCTGCGGGCGCGCCGCGAGGCCGTCGCCGCCCGCCTCCGCGAGGACTACGGCATCGACCTGACGCAGGAGCCCGCGGACGGCGCCGACCCCGGCCCGGCGCTGAGCGCCGCGCAGGAGATCGACGACCTGCGGAAGAAGCTGGCCCGCCTCGGCAGCGTGAACCTGGAGGCGCTGGACGAGCTGGCGCGGGTGGAAGCCGAGCACGACGGGCTGAAGGCCCAGCACGACGACCTGGCCGCCGCGCGGAAGTCGCTGACGGACGTGATCGACGCGATCAACGGCGAGAGCCGGGCGCTGTTCACGAACACCCTCACCGCGGTCCGCGGCTACTTCCAGGAGCTGTTTCGCAAGCTGTTCGGCGGCGGCCAGGCGGACGTGGTGCTGGAGGACGGCGTGGACGTGCTGGAGAGCGGCATCGAGATCACGGCGCGGCCGCCGGGGAAGGAGTTGCGGGCACTGTCGCTGCTGAGCGGCGGCGAGCGGACGCTGACGGCGATCGCGCTGCTGCTGGCGATCTTCCGCAACAAGCCGAGCCCGTTCTGCCTGCTGGACGAGGTGGACGCGGCTTTGGACGAGGCGAACACGGCGCGGCTGGCGGGTGTGTTGCGGGAGTTCCTGGACCGGAGCCAGTTCATCGTGATCACGCACAAGAAGCGGACGATGGCCGCGGCGGACCGCCTGTGGGGCGTGACGATGCAGGAGAGCGGCATCAGCCGCGTGCTGCCGATGCGCTTCGAGGACTGGCCCGACGAGGAGCCCGCGCAACAGGCGGCGTGA
- a CDS encoding HEAT repeat domain-containing protein, with protein sequence MLRASVLWGGLAAVAVLPTGCLNTPAEKVQGRSQIGSDEPIDPDAYATVGSKTIPDNMGPVHVSGVALVYRLPPGAGSHAPAGGWRTMLETSLKKQGWTNIRDILEDPTKTTSLVLVSAVIPPGARKGETLDLTVTVPEDSKTVSLRGGLLYPCELTEYDTTSNISALAKGTAPSGPPGRLLLGKTWARTVDKAAVVAGTYESAERANPTVDGEEPTRRVGKVWAGAKVADNRPYFYVLKAGDDNIRMAAEVAERLNATFHANGDPGRKVAEAQPKAIVVNVPHAYRHNHHRFLLVSRQVPMIPVAPGSIYREKLAAELLDPATCLVAAVKLEALGGDSRRPLRVGLESPSPWVRFAAAEALTYLGHTDGAEVLAKTVEEHPALRAHALKALAVMDDAACTDRLTDLLGNPDPQVRYGAFIALRLADEQHPAIRGTLLNDSFHVHRVAAGSPGMVHVASDRRSEIVVFGDSVKLRGPFTLPLGTEFTVSVPANGPEAKVSRIVRVKGQPDVKEVTCPTDLTAVLATVARLGGGYGEAVELVRRADNAQVMTAALAQDAIPRQLSVQQLANFARLDPTLVKADVEVARVGASSLELEAAGVDLPADPSEARPADAPVRAPLSREPGRLFGPRQPAAPAQAEGLSPVVPTTATEPAPAAAAPRGTNPGTVFGR encoded by the coding sequence ATGCTCCGGGCGAGCGTCCTGTGGGGCGGGCTGGCGGCCGTCGCCGTGCTCCCGACCGGGTGCCTGAACACGCCGGCCGAGAAGGTACAGGGCCGGTCGCAGATCGGCTCCGACGAGCCGATCGACCCCGACGCCTACGCCACCGTCGGCAGCAAGACCATCCCCGACAACATGGGGCCGGTCCACGTCAGCGGCGTCGCCCTGGTCTACCGCCTCCCGCCCGGCGCCGGCAGCCACGCCCCCGCCGGCGGGTGGCGGACCATGCTCGAGACCAGCCTGAAGAAGCAGGGCTGGACCAACATCCGCGACATCCTCGAAGACCCGACCAAGACCACCTCGCTGGTCCTCGTGTCGGCCGTCATCCCGCCGGGGGCGCGGAAGGGCGAGACGCTCGACCTGACCGTCACCGTCCCCGAGGACAGCAAGACGGTGAGCCTCCGCGGCGGCCTGCTGTACCCGTGCGAGCTGACCGAGTACGACACCACCTCGAACATCTCGGCGCTGGCCAAGGGCACCGCCCCGAGCGGCCCGCCCGGCCGGCTGCTGCTCGGCAAGACGTGGGCGCGCACGGTCGACAAGGCCGCCGTCGTCGCCGGCACCTACGAGAGCGCCGAGCGGGCCAACCCGACGGTGGACGGCGAGGAGCCGACCCGCCGCGTCGGCAAGGTGTGGGCCGGGGCGAAGGTCGCCGACAACCGCCCGTACTTCTACGTCCTGAAGGCCGGCGACGACAACATCCGCATGGCCGCCGAGGTGGCCGAGCGGCTGAACGCCACCTTCCACGCCAACGGCGACCCCGGCCGCAAGGTGGCCGAGGCGCAGCCGAAGGCCATCGTCGTCAACGTCCCCCACGCCTACCGCCACAACCACCACCGCTTCCTCCTCGTGTCCCGCCAGGTGCCGATGATCCCGGTCGCCCCGGGGAGCATCTACCGCGAGAAGCTCGCCGCCGAGTTGCTCGACCCGGCCACCTGCCTCGTCGCCGCGGTGAAGCTCGAAGCCCTCGGCGGCGACAGCCGGCGGCCGCTGCGGGTGGGGCTCGAGAGCCCGTCGCCGTGGGTCCGGTTCGCGGCCGCGGAGGCGCTGACGTACCTCGGCCACACCGACGGCGCCGAGGTGCTCGCCAAGACGGTGGAAGAACACCCCGCCCTGCGGGCGCACGCCCTGAAGGCGCTGGCCGTGATGGACGACGCCGCCTGCACCGACCGCCTCACCGACCTGCTCGGCAACCCCGACCCGCAGGTGCGGTACGGCGCGTTCATCGCCCTGCGGCTGGCCGACGAGCAGCACCCGGCGATCCGCGGCACCCTGCTCAACGACAGCTTCCACGTCCACCGCGTGGCCGCGGGCTCGCCCGGCATGGTCCACGTCGCGTCGGACCGCCGCTCGGAGATCGTGGTGTTCGGCGACTCGGTGAAGCTGCGCGGCCCGTTCACGCTGCCGCTCGGGACCGAGTTCACCGTCAGCGTGCCGGCCAACGGCCCGGAGGCGAAGGTGAGCCGGATCGTCCGGGTGAAGGGCCAGCCGGACGTGAAGGAAGTGACCTGCCCGACCGACCTGACCGCGGTGCTGGCGACGGTGGCGCGGCTCGGCGGCGGGTACGGCGAGGCGGTCGAGCTGGTCCGCCGGGCCGACAACGCCCAGGTGATGACCGCGGCGCTGGCCCAGGACGCGATCCCGCGGCAGCTCTCCGTGCAGCAGCTGGCGAACTTCGCCCGGCTGGACCCGACGCTGGTCAAGGCCGACGTGGAGGTGGCCCGGGTGGGCGCGTCGAGCCTCGAACTCGAAGCCGCGGGCGTGGACCTGCCGGCGGACCCGAGCGAGGCGCGGCCGGCCGACGCCCCGGTGCGGGCGCCGCTGAGCCGCGAGCCGGGTCGGCTGTTCGGCCCGCGCCAGCCGGCGGCCCCGGCCCAGGCCGAAGGCCTGAGCCCGGTGGTGCCGACGACCGCGACCGAGCCGGCGCCGGCGGCCGCCGCCCCGCGCGGCACGAACCCGGGGACGGTGTTCGGGCGGTAG
- a CDS encoding GspE/PulE family protein, whose translation MQLLQTLVDRGLLPAADRGRAADAIAASPNFPPHQVLVDRGFLKEETLLPVLAEEFGLELVDLSHATVTPEVLAAMPPRLVHRKNLFPLSRHNGTLVVATGDPFDAYALDELATLTGLHVLPVLAPGREIARLIKAHFGVGGDTITALLAEREEEEVELLENIEADDSELAKQAQDASVVKLVNQILVEAANERASDIHVEPEEKGLRIRYRIDGLLQQQNVPPEINRFQLAILSRLKIMARLNIAEKRLPQDGRIKMKVAGREIDVRVSIIPMVHGEGVVMRLLDKGRMAFNLKTCGMLPDIYDTFKQLIDRPHGIVLVTGPTGSGKSTTLYSALNEIKDESTKIITVEDPVEYQQEGISQIQTHTKIGLTFGAALRSILRHDPDVILVGEIRDLETAEMAIQASLTGHMVFSTLHTNDAPSAFTRMIDMGVEPFLVSSTVEGVMAQRLVRTICPDCKTAFEPDLDDLPLDFPLRKGGVKPSPEIAIQQGMVEMMGDAQNGGKLWKGVGCRACRQGGFRGRTGIHELMVNNEVIKDLIVQRVNSGVIRLEALRSGMVTLRQDGWRKVLNGTTTVDEVGRVTAGDIS comes from the coding sequence ATGCAGCTGCTCCAGACGCTCGTCGACCGCGGCCTGCTCCCCGCCGCGGACCGCGGCCGCGCCGCCGATGCCATCGCCGCCAGCCCCAACTTCCCGCCCCACCAGGTGCTCGTCGACAGGGGCTTCCTCAAGGAAGAAACCCTCCTCCCCGTCCTCGCCGAGGAGTTCGGCCTCGAACTGGTCGACCTGTCGCACGCCACCGTCACCCCCGAGGTGCTCGCGGCCATGCCGCCGCGGCTCGTCCACCGCAAGAACCTGTTCCCGCTGTCGCGCCACAACGGCACCCTCGTCGTCGCCACCGGCGACCCGTTCGACGCCTACGCCCTGGACGAGCTCGCCACGCTCACCGGCCTGCACGTGCTGCCGGTGCTGGCCCCGGGCCGCGAAATCGCCCGCCTCATCAAGGCGCACTTCGGCGTCGGCGGCGACACGATCACGGCCCTCCTCGCCGAGCGCGAGGAGGAAGAGGTCGAGCTGCTGGAGAACATCGAGGCCGACGACAGCGAGCTCGCCAAGCAGGCGCAGGACGCCTCGGTCGTGAAGCTGGTGAACCAGATTCTCGTCGAGGCCGCCAACGAGCGGGCGTCGGACATCCACGTCGAGCCGGAGGAGAAGGGCCTCCGCATCCGCTACCGCATCGACGGCCTGTTGCAGCAGCAGAACGTGCCGCCGGAGATCAACCGGTTCCAGCTGGCGATCCTGAGCCGCCTGAAGATCATGGCCCGGCTGAACATCGCCGAGAAGCGGCTGCCGCAGGACGGCCGCATCAAGATGAAGGTCGCCGGCCGCGAGATCGACGTCCGCGTGTCCATCATCCCGATGGTGCACGGCGAGGGCGTCGTCATGCGTCTGCTCGACAAGGGCCGCATGGCCTTCAACCTGAAGACGTGCGGCATGCTGCCGGACATTTACGACACCTTCAAGCAGCTGATCGACCGCCCGCACGGCATCGTGCTCGTCACCGGCCCCACCGGCTCGGGTAAGTCCACGACGCTGTACTCGGCGCTGAACGAGATCAAGGACGAATCGACCAAGATCATCACCGTCGAGGACCCGGTCGAGTACCAGCAGGAAGGCATCAGCCAGATCCAGACGCACACGAAGATCGGGCTGACGTTCGGCGCCGCGCTCCGCAGCATCCTGCGCCACGACCCGGACGTGATTCTCGTCGGCGAAATCCGCGACCTGGAGACGGCCGAGATGGCCATCCAGGCGTCGCTGACGGGTCACATGGTGTTCAGCACGCTGCACACGAACGACGCGCCGAGCGCCTTCACCCGCATGATCGACATGGGCGTCGAGCCGTTCCTGGTGTCGAGCACGGTGGAAGGGGTGATGGCGCAGCGGCTGGTGCGGACGATCTGCCCGGACTGCAAGACGGCGTTCGAGCCGGACCTGGACGACCTGCCGCTGGACTTCCCGCTCCGCAAGGGCGGCGTGAAGCCGAGCCCGGAGATCGCCATCCAGCAGGGGATGGTGGAGATGATGGGCGACGCCCAGAACGGCGGCAAGCTGTGGAAGGGCGTGGGCTGCCGGGCGTGCCGGCAGGGCGGGTTCCGCGGCCGGACGGGCATCCACGAGCTGATGGTGAACAACGAGGTGATCAAGGACCTGATCGTGCAGCGGGTGAACTCGGGCGTGATCCGCCTGGAGGCGCTGCGGTCCGGCATGGTGACGCTGCGGCAGGACGGCTGGCGCAAGGTGCTCAACGGCACCACCACCGTGGACGAGGTGGGGCGGGTGACGGCTGGGGACATTAGCTAA
- a CDS encoding type II secretion system F family protein codes for MPDFTYDALNRTGSKTTGTIAANTEREAAMALDAKGLFPTRIALARTQAATGGFFSRVSARNLATFYSQLADLLQTGVPLLRSLELLERQSTNPKLQAVVREVRGKVADGTGLAQAMAQHPSVFDELAVSMVKAGQEGGFLEDVLKRISVFVEHQEDIKAKVVGALAYPAFLALAGFLVLNILVIFFVPKFAPVFEKLKEKDDLPGLTMALMAFSDFLRSWQGFVVGVLAVVGFVAFVRWTRGNGRVWADRVRIRLPLFGKVFLALALSRFTRILGTMLHNGIPILRALTIAKDSTGNRVLTAAIEKSAENVTAGEKLADPLRKSGYFPPDVVEMIAIGEEANTLERVLIDISDSLEKRTARQLELMVKLLEPIMLLVMAGVTLLVVAGLLLPVFKMGQTVGG; via the coding sequence ATGCCAGACTTTACCTACGACGCCCTGAACCGCACCGGGTCGAAGACCACGGGCACCATCGCCGCCAACACCGAGCGCGAGGCCGCCATGGCCCTCGACGCCAAGGGGCTGTTCCCCACCCGCATCGCCCTCGCCCGCACCCAGGCCGCCACCGGCGGGTTCTTCAGCCGCGTCTCCGCCCGCAACCTCGCCACCTTCTACTCCCAGCTCGCCGACCTGCTCCAGACCGGCGTGCCGCTGCTGCGGTCGCTGGAGCTGCTGGAACGCCAGAGCACCAACCCCAAGCTCCAGGCCGTCGTCCGCGAGGTGCGCGGCAAGGTCGCCGACGGCACCGGGCTGGCCCAGGCCATGGCCCAGCACCCCAGCGTGTTCGACGAGCTCGCCGTCAGCATGGTCAAGGCCGGGCAGGAGGGCGGCTTCCTCGAAGACGTGCTCAAGCGCATCAGCGTCTTCGTCGAGCACCAGGAGGACATCAAGGCCAAGGTCGTCGGCGCCCTCGCCTACCCGGCCTTCCTGGCGCTGGCCGGGTTCCTCGTGCTGAACATCCTGGTCATCTTCTTCGTGCCGAAGTTCGCGCCGGTGTTCGAGAAGCTCAAGGAGAAGGACGACCTGCCCGGCCTCACCATGGCCCTCATGGCGTTCAGCGACTTCCTCCGCTCCTGGCAGGGGTTCGTCGTGGGCGTCCTCGCCGTCGTCGGATTCGTCGCATTCGTCCGCTGGACGCGCGGCAACGGCCGCGTGTGGGCCGACCGCGTCCGCATCCGGCTGCCGCTGTTCGGCAAGGTATTCCTCGCGCTGGCGCTGTCGCGGTTCACCCGCATCCTGGGGACGATGCTGCACAACGGCATCCCCATCCTGCGGGCGCTGACCATCGCCAAGGACTCCACCGGCAACCGCGTCCTCACCGCCGCCATCGAGAAGAGCGCCGAGAACGTCACCGCCGGCGAGAAGCTCGCCGACCCGCTCCGCAAGTCGGGCTACTTCCCGCCCGATGTCGTTGAGATGATTGCGATTGGGGAAGAAGCGAACACGCTCGAACGGGTGTTGATCGACATTTCGGACAGCCTGGAGAAGCGCACGGCCCGGCAGCTCGAACTCATGGTCAAGCTGTTGGAGCCGATCATGTTGCTCGTCATGGCTGGCGTCACGCTGCTGGTCGTCGCCGGGCTGCTGCTGCCGGTCTTCAAGATGGGTCAGACCGTCGGAGGGTAG
- a CDS encoding prepilin-type N-terminal cleavage/methylation domain-containing protein has translation MILTPASTALRRANRRAGFTLLEVLVVVAILVILSTVAVISTMTYLETARKSRAQLQCKSLAQTIEAYYVNPQSGNQYPTSLQDLLTPPFGGGSMLKNGQDDLVDPWGQQYQVQFIQGQDGNQVPLVYTNAKDGTPISQYGAGPLSKMQ, from the coding sequence ATGATCCTCACCCCCGCCTCCACCGCCCTCCGCCGGGCCAACCGCCGGGCCGGCTTCACGCTCCTCGAAGTGCTGGTCGTGGTCGCCATCCTGGTCATCCTCTCCACGGTCGCGGTCATCTCGACCATGACGTACCTGGAGACGGCCCGCAAGAGCCGGGCGCAGCTGCAGTGCAAGAGCCTGGCGCAGACCATCGAGGCGTACTACGTGAACCCGCAGAGCGGGAACCAGTACCCGACGAGCCTGCAGGACCTGCTCACCCCGCCGTTCGGCGGCGGCTCGATGCTCAAGAACGGCCAGGACGACCTGGTGGACCCGTGGGGCCAGCAGTACCAGGTGCAGTTCATCCAGGGGCAGGACGGCAACCAGGTGCCGCTGGTGTACACGAACGCGAAGGACGGCACCCCCATCAGCCAGTACGGCGCGGGGCCGCTGTCCAAGATGCAGTAG
- a CDS encoding pilus assembly FimT family protein, giving the protein MTRLRPRRAGFTLMETMAVLAIILIIAAVTFPTINGLKGNADQRAAADMVRGRIADARGLAMERGEPYRLAISADGTRIRLAPDTADFGSLPAADEPGAAVTCLESRLDKATAGLIADESADAPAGDGSWVTVGTFLPDGTCREVGSVIAVSEGGYPPIRIQLRGVSGSARVLPNDSKYGGG; this is encoded by the coding sequence GTGACCCGCCTTCGCCCCCGCCGCGCCGGCTTCACCCTGATGGAGACGATGGCCGTCCTGGCCATCATCCTCATCATCGCCGCGGTCACGTTCCCGACGATCAACGGCCTGAAGGGGAACGCCGACCAGCGCGCCGCGGCCGACATGGTCCGCGGCCGCATCGCCGACGCCCGCGGGCTGGCGATGGAGCGCGGCGAGCCGTACCGCCTGGCCATCAGCGCCGACGGCACCCGCATCCGCCTGGCCCCGGACACCGCCGACTTCGGCAGCCTCCCCGCGGCCGACGAGCCCGGCGCCGCCGTGACGTGCCTGGAGTCCCGGCTCGACAAGGCCACCGCCGGGCTGATCGCCGACGAGTCGGCCGACGCCCCCGCCGGCGACGGCTCGTGGGTCACGGTCGGCACGTTCCTGCCGGACGGCACCTGCCGCGAGGTCGGCTCGGTGATCGCCGTGAGCGAGGGCGGCTACCCGCCGATCCGCATCCAGCTCCGCGGCGTGTCCGGCTCGGCGCGGGTGCTGCCGAACGACAGCAAGTACGGGGGTGGGTGA
- a CDS encoding type IV pilus modification PilV family protein gives MPRPTGRARPGLTLIEVLLALAILLMSLAAIGQLVDVGSNHGTVAQFHVRGTRLAQDKLAECEAGVIDVTAGGGGTFEHEPEWSWSVDSQPETATNLYRVTVTVSRDDRGKPFEVVLAQLIYDPAMTGSAAQAQKPSQADVDAAEVNGGTGTPATGTMP, from the coding sequence ATGCCCCGGCCGACCGGCCGCGCCCGCCCCGGCCTCACGCTCATCGAAGTCCTCCTCGCGCTGGCCATCCTGCTCATGTCGCTGGCCGCCATCGGGCAGCTGGTGGACGTGGGCAGTAACCACGGCACCGTCGCCCAATTCCACGTCCGCGGCACCCGCCTCGCCCAGGACAAGCTCGCCGAGTGCGAGGCCGGCGTCATCGACGTCACGGCCGGCGGCGGCGGCACGTTCGAGCACGAGCCCGAGTGGTCGTGGAGTGTCGACTCGCAGCCGGAGACGGCAACGAACCTGTACCGGGTGACGGTGACGGTGAGCCGGGACGACCGCGGCAAGCCGTTCGAGGTGGTGCTGGCGCAGCTGATCTACGACCCGGCCATGACCGGCTCGGCGGCGCAGGCGCAGAAGCCGTCGCAGGCGGACGTGGACGCGGCGGAAGTGAACGGCGGGACCGGGACGCCCGCCACGGGGACCATGCCATGA